One genomic window of Gossypium hirsutum isolate 1008001.06 chromosome D11, Gossypium_hirsutum_v2.1, whole genome shotgun sequence includes the following:
- the LOC107912500 gene encoding ribonuclease 2 encodes MLNEAGYVPSNSERYPLGGLVSAIENSFQATPEVICSKHDVKEIRLCFYKDFKPRNCLASKTSCPKYVSLPTYVALWRNETEMGIERISGDFEAL; translated from the exons ATGCTGAATGAAGCTGGATATGTTCCTTCTAATAGTGAAAGGTATCCTCTTGGAGGCTTGGTCTCTGCCATTGAGAATTCTTTCCAGGCAACACCGGAGGTGATTTGTTCAAAACATGATGTGAAGGAAATTCGTTTATGCTTCTATAAGGATTTCAAG CCTCGGAACTGTTTGGCCTCAAAGACGTCATGTCCGAAGTATGTTAGCTTGCCAACATACGTGGCATTGT GGCGCAATGAAACTGAGATGGGTATTGAACGGATATCCGGTGATTTTGAAGCCCTGTAA